A segment of the Leptolyngbya sp. NIES-3755 genome:
CCCCTGTAGTTGAAAAATCTTGCATTGATCTAAGAAGAGGCGCGAAGACGAAGTGTAATGAAGCTTCTGATCGCGTCTCTTCTATTCTTGGGAACCGATTTATCGAATGTCGATCGTATTCACCCAGTCACGATACCGTTCATCCCGGTTTTCGGTAACTTTCGTCAACACCTCACGTAACCGCTCCGTAATGGGCCGATTTGTACCAAATTCAAACGTCTCGATCTTTTTCACAGGCGTAATCTTCGCAGCCGTTCCACTCAAGAACACTTCATCTGCGATAAACAATTCCGTTTTATCTACGGGTCGCTCTACTATTTTGATTCCCAGGTCACGAGCGATCGCCAAAATACTATCCCGTGTGATTCCTTCCAAAATGTCCTGATCATATCCCGGTGTAATCAGTTCCCCATTCCTCACCAGAAAAATATTCATTCCCGATGCTTCACTCACCTTTCCTTGTGAATTGAGCAAAATCGCCTCATCAAACCCACACGCAACTGCCTCTGTCTTCGCCAAAGAGGACGTAATATACGCGCCGCTAATCTTGCCTCTGAGCGGTAAACTGCGGTCTTCCTGACGATACCAAGAACTAATCCGACAACTTACGCCATCCGGTGACAGATAATCGCCCAATTCCAAACCGTACACAAAGAAATCTTTCTCGATATTGTGTAACCGAGGCGCAATTCCCAAATCAGACGTATACACAAACGGACGAATATAGAACGATCGCTCTGGCTGATTCTTTTGCACAAACTCAGTAATGATGTTCTGAATCTTATTCGCAGGCAAATCGTAACCCAGAAATCTTGCACTATTGCTCAATCGTTGGCAATGTCGATCGAGCCGAAATAACAGCACTTGATTGGGATTTTCCGGATTCGGAATGCCGCGCAAACCGCCGAATGCGCCCGTTCCGTAATGTAATGCGTGAGTTGCGATCGACACATTTGCCTCAGCAAACGGGACAAACTGATTCTTAAAGTAGGCAGTGGGAAGGAAAGTGTGCATGGGGGTAAAACTTCAGAACTGAGCGTGATCCATTTTGCAGACGAAAACGCGATCGATAGATTACCTAGATTACCGCAGAAATTTCAGTTCTAGGGCGGATTCCATCTCTATCCCAAATTGTCTCGGATAGGATATAAGTAAATACTTGGAACCCTGCTTCCAAATTGCCCTTCTAGTAGTTCGTCAGTGCGCGATCGCCCCTGTTATGCAGCCACCCATCCCAGCCTCAACGATTTTACAGAGCCGCTACCGGATTCTCAGCGTTTTGGGACAAGGCGGATTCGGGCGAACTTACCTCGCAGAAGATCAGGGACGATTTAACGAATTGTGCGCGATCAAAGAACTCACGCCGCCCCAAGATAATCCTTATGCGCTAGAAAAATCTAAAGAATTATTTCAACGAGAAGCTCAAACGCTTTATCAAATTCAACATCCTCAGATTCCTCAGTTCCGCGCCACCTTCGAGCAGGATCAGC
Coding sequences within it:
- a CDS encoding branched-chain amino acid aminotransferase (similar to AA sequence:cyanobase_aa:LBDG_35370); translation: MHTFLPTAYFKNQFVPFAEANVSIATHALHYGTGAFGGLRGIPNPENPNQVLLFRLDRHCQRLSNSARFLGYDLPANKIQNIITEFVQKNQPERSFYIRPFVYTSDLGIAPRLHNIEKDFFVYGLELGDYLSPDGVSCRISSWYRQEDRSLPLRGKISGAYITSSLAKTEAVACGFDEAILLNSQGKVSEASGMNIFLVRNGELITPGYDQDILEGITRDSILAIARDLGIKIVERPVDKTELFIADEVFLSGTAAKITPVKKIETFEFGTNRPITERLREVLTKVTENRDERYRDWVNTIDIR